From the Candidatus Kapaibacterium sp. genome, the window ATATGCCATTATATAACCCGCAGATTCTTCGTCCTTGATATATGAGACGTAATTCAATCCGGGTCTCTTGAAAATATCGGCTATTTGGGCGAATTTTTTCATGAGGGTTCAATTTCGATTAATATTGAATCTTTGTCAACGGTGCTGCCTTCCTGAACTTTCAACGAAACAACTTTCCCTGCAATAGTTGATTTCAGTACATTTTCCATTTTCATAGCTTCTACGATTAGCAACTTTTCTCCCGGAACTACGGTCATGCCTTCTTCTACGAAGATTTTGATGATTAATCCGGGCATTGGCGCCTTGACTATTCCTGCTCCTGAGCCTGCTGCTTTGCCTGATTGACGGATAAATTTTTCGAGTAAATATGTGGTCGAATCAGTCACATCAACTTTGTAGTCCATGCCGTTCAAGCTGATGGTAATGGTATTGCGGTCATTCACGAATAGTTCTACTTGGTAGATTTTGCTGTTTACGATGAATGAAAAAACATTGTCGGAAAACTTTTTGAGCAATTCCACTTCGTATTGCTTATCGTTGATGATTACCGATTTGTGGCAATCAGTTTCACAATGTGCTTTGTATTCGTTATTATTTATTTTAAGTACTAAATTTTCCATTTTCTCATTTGATTTTCGTTAAACTAAACGGCGCAAGTATAAATTTTTCTCTTTCCATTTGCTGATTTTCGGCTGTGTATCAGTGGCACGATTTGCATTTTGGGACATTTTCCAGCCCCAAGTTGCAATTGCGGCAACGATTTCCTCGTGTTCGTTTTTCATTCGGTTCAGCGATTCAAAATCGAATGAATGTTCGATGAATCCTGTGTCGAAATATCCGTAGCGAAATTCCGGATGTTGCATTACTGCGAGCAAAAACGGAATAATCGTCCGAACACCTTTGATTTTGTAATTTCGCAGCGCCATTTCCATACGATTAATCGCTTCGATTCTGTCGCGACCGAAAGTAATCAACTTGGCGAGCATCGGGTCGAAATGTATCGTAACTTCCGAGCCTGTTTCGACGCCCGAATCAACTCTCACACCGTATCCGGCAGGTTGGCGATAGTATGAAATTTTGCCTGTGTCGGGCAAAAATCCATTGAAGGAATCTTCTGCGTAAATCCGGCATTCCAAGGCATGACCATTTAGCTTAATATCTTCCTGCTTGTAGGACAAGACTTGTCCATATGCAATTTTGATTTGCTCTTTTACAAGGTTAATTCCTGTCACCAATTCAGTCACGGGATGCTCCACTTGCAAACGCGTATTCATTTCGAGGAAATAATAGTTTTTGTTCCTGTCAAGCAAAAACTCGATTGTTCCGGCATTTGCATAATTGCATGCTTTTGCTGCTTCAACTGCTACTTTGCCCATTTCTTCGCGAAGTTCGGGTGTGAGTACAGTTGAAGTTGCCTCTTCGATAACTTTTTGGTGGCGACGTTGAATAGAGCAATCGCGTTCGCCGAGATGAATGTAATTGCCATGTTCGTCGGCAAGCACTTGTATTTCGATATGCTTAGGGTTTTCGATATATTTTTCGATATAAACCGATTCATCGCCAAATGCCTTCATAGCTTCACGCTTGGCAGCTTCCAAAGATGGGGCAAGGTCGCTTGATTCAAATACTTTCCGCATTCCTTTGCCGCCACCGCCAGCTGCAGCTTTGAGCAAAATTGGATAGCCGATTTCTGTAGCTATTTCAATGGCGCGGTCGGTATCGGTGATTTTTTCTTTCGTTCCGGGCACAATCGGCACTCCGGCGTTGAACATCAGTTCGCGAGCGCGGGTTTTGTTGCCCATCATTTCGATTGAAGTGTGCGAGGGACCTATGAATTTAAGCCCGGCATCTGTGACTGCTTTGGCAAATTCGGCTCGTTCGGACAAAAATCCGTACCCCGGATGAATTGCTTCGGCATCGGAATTCTTTGCTATTTCGATGATTTGAGCCATATCGAGATAGGCATCTTTCGGGGTCTCGCCTTCGACGCGATAAGCATAATCAGCATAATTTACAAATTGTGCCGTCCGGTCAATTTCGTGATATATTGCTACGGTTTCAATTCCCATTTCTCGGGATGAACGCATTATTCGGACCGCTATTTCGCCACGGTTGGCAATCAGTATTCGTTTGAACATCAATTTTTCTTAAATTAATAATAACATTTTTTAGACGTGAAGAGTGCTTTTTGATTTAAAATTTCTCTATCTCTAACACACATGCTGAAAATTGGAATACAAAGTCTTGATTGAAACGTTGCCGAGCATCTTGTCTTTGTAATCATCTTTGATTTTTTGTGCAGCCATGCTCAATTCTTCTGTCTTGATTCCTGCCGAGCACGAATTCCATGCCTCCAAAAATGCGGCTAACTGGTCGGCAGCCCGGATGCACTCGCCGTCGTGAGGATTAAAGCGGTCTTCGTTATATTTTGAATTCAAATCATCAATTGAAATATTGTCGAGTTCGACTTTTCCGTTAAGATGTATCTTGTTTTTGAATTCGTCCAGAACGTAGTATTGGATTTCTTCCATCCATTTTTTTTCAATTAGTGGGAATATTTCCTTTTCGGCGAGACTCATTTCCAATTCTTTGATTAGATTGTCAAATTCGTCCGACGAGCGTTTTACAGGTGAAATGATGTCACGAGTGACGGCTTCGGGCAAATCGTGGAAGAGCCCTCCGAAAAAGCTGTTGTAAAGCCTTTGCGGACATGCGTTATTTTCGCGAGCAAAGAAATATGCTATTGTCGCAACCAGCAAAGTATGCCCCAAAACTGCTGTTTTCGGCACTCGCGGGACTTGTGCCCAGCGGATTTGGAATCTCAATTGTCCGCATAAATCTACAAAATTTGAAATTGTGTGCTTATTGGTTAGCCGCTGAATTCCGATTAAATCATTGAAATTGGCAATGCTGTTCAAAAGTTCTGTTTCGATTCTAATATTTTGATAATTAAAAGGATTAGATTGTTTGATTATCTGGAATTCCCAATAGCTTGCATAAATATGAGCCGCATCGAGCACTCGCATACTTATTTCATTCGGGTCGGATTCTGTGAACAAAAAATCGGCAATTTCATCGAGCAAAATCTTGCTTTCGATTTTTGGCTCTAATTGCGTATAGACGTATTGGTTAAGCTTCTCGAAAACTTTTTTGTTCTTTTTGACTTCACGGTAAATCGGGGATTTGATGTCGCTTATGACGATTCGCCTGATTAGCTCGTAAATTCCAAACTTGATGATTTTTTGCCAATCAATTTTGGCTCCCCTCGATTCTTCGTATTTCGCAAGGCAATATGCTATAATCATTTTGTGGGCGTGTTTGTCCATTTCGATTAAATCCATTGCCCGAATTCTATCGTTCCAGCGTTGGATATGAAATCCTCTGAACAATTCATTCAAAAGGGAAAAATTTACTATCATTTAGAACTCCTATTTTTTGGATTTCAAGAGCATTTTCTTTATTGATTCGATGCTGCGTTTTTCGTCGTCTTGATAATGTTGTAAGAGTTGGTCTTGTTTGACAGAAGTTTTAGAACTGCTTTTCTCTTTTTCGGCTAATTGTATTTTAGGTGTAACCCTTGTTTTTAAAATATCTTCGGAATCATTATTTTTGAGGAAATCTTCCGAAGGTTGCAATTCGCCGGAGTATTCGCCCTTCGCAACCATATCGAGCTTATCTTTGCCAAACACATCGAGCAATTTGTCATAAATTGTAGCGCGTGTGAATGGCTTGGAAATGAAACCGGCTGTGCCTGTTTTGACGGCTAAACCTAAATTTTCAACATCGGATAAAGCTGAAACCATCAAAACGGGGATATTTTGCGTTGTACGAATTTTCTTCAGTATTTTCAAAGTCAAATGTCCTGAAAGCTCTGGCATCAATATATCCAAGACTATTAGGTGTGGTCTGTGCTCTACTGCGAGAGCTATGCCGTCAAATCCGTTAGATGCAAGAAAAGTTTTTTTGAATCCGTAGCTTTGCAAAGTCTTAGATAAAATTCTTTGCATCCATATGTCATCATCAATTACAAGAGTAGAATACTCAATCATTTGAATCTTCCTTGTTGGATTGGATTTTGGAGGCTACATTGATTTGGCTTACTTTGTCTGTGTCGTTTGTGCCCCAAGTGACTTGGCTTGCAGAAATCGCATTTTTCAGAGCTACGATTTGGGTTCTTGCGGCATGACGGTTTATCTCAATAATTTTATCGTAAACTTCCTTACGGTGTACAGCTACCGTTTTTGGAGCAGCGATGCCCAATCTTACTACGCCTCTGTCATAACTTAACACAGTAACCGTCACAGTCGAGCCGATATTAATTACTTCACCAATTTTTCTTGACAATACCAGCATCGTTTACTCCGTCGCTCCTGTAGCAGTTTTATTATTGCTAATAAGGTGATTTGTCGAATACTTATCGGTAGTCAATATGATTTGCTCGCCGGTTTTTTTGTTTACGTCCACCACGACCGGAGCTTTCAAATTGGCTGTCATTCTGCCAAGTTCGTCTTCGAGAGTGATG encodes:
- a CDS encoding HD domain-containing protein, with translation MIVNFSLLNELFRGFHIQRWNDRIRAMDLIEMDKHAHKMIIAYCLAKYEESRGAKIDWQKIIKFGIYELIRRIVISDIKSPIYREVKKNKKVFEKLNQYVYTQLEPKIESKILLDEIADFLFTESDPNEISMRVLDAAHIYASYWEFQIIKQSNPFNYQNIRIETELLNSIANFNDLIGIQRLTNKHTISNFVDLCGQLRFQIRWAQVPRVPKTAVLGHTLLVATIAYFFARENNACPQRLYNSFFGGLFHDLPEAVTRDIISPVKRSSDEFDNLIKELEMSLAEKEIFPLIEKKWMEEIQYYVLDEFKNKIHLNGKVELDNISIDDLNSKYNEDRFNPHDGECIRAADQLAAFLEAWNSCSAGIKTEELSMAAQKIKDDYKDKMLGNVSIKTLYSNFQHVC
- a CDS encoding acetyl-CoA carboxylase biotin carboxylase subunit, with product MFKRILIANRGEIAVRIMRSSREMGIETVAIYHEIDRTAQFVNYADYAYRVEGETPKDAYLDMAQIIEIAKNSDAEAIHPGYGFLSERAEFAKAVTDAGLKFIGPSHTSIEMMGNKTRARELMFNAGVPIVPGTKEKITDTDRAIEIATEIGYPILLKAAAGGGGKGMRKVFESSDLAPSLEAAKREAMKAFGDESVYIEKYIENPKHIEIQVLADEHGNYIHLGERDCSIQRRHQKVIEEATSTVLTPELREEMGKVAVEAAKACNYANAGTIEFLLDRNKNYYFLEMNTRLQVEHPVTELVTGINLVKEQIKIAYGQVLSYKQEDIKLNGHALECRIYAEDSFNGFLPDTGKISYYRQPAGYGVRVDSGVETGSEVTIHFDPMLAKLITFGRDRIEAINRMEMALRNYKIKGVRTIIPFLLAVMQHPEFRYGYFDTGFIEHSFDFESLNRMKNEHEEIVAAIATWGWKMSQNANRATDTQPKISKWKEKNLYLRRLV
- a CDS encoding response regulator codes for the protein MIEYSTLVIDDDIWMQRILSKTLQSYGFKKTFLASNGFDGIALAVEHRPHLIVLDILMPELSGHLTLKILKKIRTTQNIPVLMVSALSDVENLGLAVKTGTAGFISKPFTRATIYDKLLDVFGKDKLDMVAKGEYSGELQPSEDFLKNNDSEDILKTRVTPKIQLAEKEKSSSKTSVKQDQLLQHYQDDEKRSIESIKKMLLKSKK